The following coding sequences lie in one Arachis hypogaea cultivar Tifrunner chromosome 4, arahy.Tifrunner.gnm2.J5K5, whole genome shotgun sequence genomic window:
- the LOC112794654 gene encoding uncharacterized protein, which produces MSAVLAEVPYVANREFVVRMEFSSRKAVIKAMKEYTLRRSVDYRVYESEPLTFYVKCTQYRSARDWLIRVSMISRKYCWVIRRYNDNHTCTRATMSQDHSKLNSNTIAEAIKLLVEVDLSLKVKSVIAEVQSKFNYTVSYRKAWLAKQKLVEKIFGGWEASYEALPIWFEAMCHKEPSAIVHFETMPAYQGDDLVIDIRYGNNNIVPIAFAIVEEETSDAWLFFLSNLSQHVVTRDGVKLISDRHESINTAVERSNGAWSPPRAFHMFCIRHIESNFFRKFKAPYLQKLVVNIGYLRTVREYEVRYQRLRERGEAYTNWLDRIPREQYALAFDDGYRWGHMTTNLVEYINSVLKGARNLPVTALVKAIFYRLNELFTRKRAEAEARINASYVFSEHVTSKIHANQLASGNI; this is translated from the exons ATGTCTGCCGTCCTGGCAGAAGTTCCTTATGTCGCAAATCGTGAATTCGTCGTGAGGATGGAATTCAGTTCTAGGAAAGCTGTTATTAAAGCGATGAAGGAGTATACCCTCCGAAGAAGTGTAGACTACCGTGTGTACGAGTCGgagccgttgacattttatgTGAAGTGTACACAGTACAGGTCAGCGCGTGATTGGCTTATCAGAGTTAGCATGATCAGCAGAAAGTACTGTTGGGTTATTAGGAGGTACAACGACAATCACACTTGTACCAGAGCAACCATGTCTCAGGATCATTCAAAGCTGAATTCAAATACAATTGCAGAAGCCATAAAGCTGTTGGTTGAGGTTGACCTCTCGTTAAAGGTAAAATCAGTTATTGCTGAAGTGCAGTCGAAGTTCAACTACACCGTCAGTTATCGAAAAGCttggttggctaagcaaaagtTAGTTGAgaaaatatttggaggttgggaagcatCGTACGAAGCGTTGCCCATATGGTTCGAGGCCATGTGTCATAAAGAGCCATCAGCTATCGTacattttgagactatgcctgcatatcaaggGGATGACTTGGTAATTGATATTCGG TATGGTAATAACAATATCGTCCCGATTGCATTTGCTATTGTCGAGGAagagacttctgatgcatggCTCTTTTTTCTTAGTAACTTGAGTCAACATGTTGTGACTCGGGATGGTGTCAAACTTATATCGGACAGACATGAGTCCATAAATACAGCTGTGGAACGCAGTAACGGAGCTTGGTCACCTCCTAGAGCTTTTCACatgttttgcatcaggcatatagagtcgAACTTTTTTAGGAAATTCAAGGCACCGTATCTTCAAAAGCTTGTCGTCAATATAG GATATTTGAGGACGGTTCGCGAGTATGAAGTGCGGTACCAGCGTTTACGAGAGCGAGGCGAGGCGTATACTAACTGGTTAGACCGTATACCCCGTGAACAGTATGCGTTGGCATTCGACGATGGTTACCGATGGGGTCACATGACGACTAATCTAGTGGAATACATCAACTCGGTCTTGAAAGGTGCACGCAATCTCCCCGTCACTGCACTTGTGAAAGCAATATTCTACAGACTTAATGAGTTATTCACACGGAAAAGAGCCGAGGCGGAGGCTCGGATCAATGCTAGCTATGTTTTTTCTGAGCACGTGACCTCCAAAATTCATGCAAATCAACTTGCATCAGGAAATATTTAG